A genome region from Microplitis demolitor isolate Queensland-Clemson2020A chromosome 1, iyMicDemo2.1a, whole genome shotgun sequence includes the following:
- the LOC103571293 gene encoding solute carrier family 2, facilitated glucose transporter member 1 isoform X2: MAEHYRKSFVSNVTSSGLNFHLAFAITAVALGSAFQHGYNTGVVNSPQKIIRTWMAEVQTNRTGVPVTEEDMTDLWAWAVAIFCIGGIIGGSLVGTIADRFGRKGGLLLNNILVVLTVIFEGFSKTANSYEMIVVGRLFIGINAGLNAGITPMYLGEISPMHLRGAVGTVYQLIVTISILVSQILSMDKVLGTEEQWPLLLCLTIIPAIFQCVTLPLCPESPKYLLLSRGKDVDAQRGLSWLRGTNDVYDEMEEMRTEAESIKLIPRVTLKEIFVNPALRIPLIISLMVMLAQQFSGINAVMFFSDAIFRMAGLNTDAAQSATLGVGAMNVVMTFVSLILVEKCGRKTLLLFGFGGMVIDTALLAVCLAYAETSQVAAYFSIALVIMFVVLFATGPGSIPWFLVSELFNQSARPVATSIAIAVNWGANFIVSYSFLPLKNLLNTNVFVLFAVIQALFTLFIYKKVPETKNKTIEEISSMFRQISYQ, encoded by the exons atggcaGAACATTATAGAAAATCATTTGTGAGTAATGTTACGTCTAGC gGTCTTAATTTTCATTTGGCCTTTGCAATTACCGCGGTCGCATTGGGATCTGCTTTTCAACATGGTTACAATACTGGTGTTGTCAATTCTCCtcaaaag atcattAGAACCTGGATGGCTGAAGTCCAAACCAATAGAACCGGTGTTCCGGTTACTGAAGAGGACATGACAGACTTGTGGGCATGGGCAGTGGCCATCTTCTGTATTGGTGGTATAATTGGTGGATCCTTGGTAGGAACTATTGCTGACAGATTTGGACGTAAAGGTGGTCTGTTGCTCAACAATATTTTGGTGGTACTGACAGTTATATTCGAAGGATTCAGTAAAACGGCAAACAGCTACGAGATGATTGTCGTGGGACGTCTTTTCATCGGAATAAACGCCGGTCTCAACGCTGGAATAACTCCAATGTATTTGGGAGAAATATCACCGATGCATTTGAGAGGAGCTGTTGGTACTGTTTACCAACTTATTGTCACTATTTCAATTCTTGTTTCTCAAATCCTCAGTATGGACAAAGTCCTGGGTACCGAAGAGCAGTGGCCACTTCTTTTGTGTCTTACGATTATTCCGGCAATCTTCCAGTGCGTTACTTTACCCCTGTGCCCGGAAAGCCCCAAGTATCTTCTGTTGAGCCGTGGCAAAGATGTTGATGCACAGAGAGGACTCTCCTGGTTACGTGGCACCAATGATGTTTATGATGAAATGGAAGAAATGAGAACTGAGGCAGAATCTATTAAATTGATTCCACGTGTTACACTGAAGGAAATATTTGTTAACCCGGCTTTGAGAATTCCGTTGATTATTTCATTGATGGTCATGTTGGCACAACAGTTTTCTGGAATTAACGCTGTCATGTTCTTCTCAGATGCTATCTTCCGTATGGCAGGATTGAACACAGATGCAGCCCAATCGGCAACTCTAGGAGTTGGAGCTATGAATGTTGTCATGACTTTTGTTTCATTGATTCTTGTTGAAAAGTGTGGACGTAAAACTCTCTTGCTGTTTGGATTTGGTGGAATGGTTATTGATACTGCTTTACTTGCAGTCTGCTTAGCATACGcg gaaaCTTCACAAGTGGCAGCATACTTTTCCATAGCATTAGTTATTATGTTCGTGGTACTATTTGCAACTGGTCCAGGAAGTATCCCGTGGTTCTTGGTCTCGGAATTGTTCAATCAATCAGCAAGACCAGTGGCAACATCTATTGCCATTGCTGTTAATTGGGGAGCTAACTTCATCGTCAGTTATTCATTTCTCCCGCTTAAGAACTTACTCAACACGAATGTATTCGTTCTTTTCGCTGTCATCCAAGCGCTCTTTACACTCTTCATCTACAAGAAAGTTCCAGAAACAAAGAACAAGACTATTGAAGAAATCAGCAGTATGTTCCGGCAAATATCGTATCAGTGA
- the LOC103571293 gene encoding solute carrier family 2, facilitated glucose transporter member 1 isoform X4 has protein sequence MAEHYRKSFGLNFHLAFAITAVALGSAFQHGYNTGVVNSPQKIIRTWMAEVQTNRTGVPVTEEDMTDLWAWAVAIFCIGGIIGGSLVGTIADRFGRKGGLLLNNILVVLTVIFEGFSKTANSYEMIVVGRLFIGINAGLNAGITPMYLGEISPMHLRGAVGTVYQLIVTISILVSQILSMDKVLGTEEQWPLLLCLTIIPAIFQCVTLPLCPESPKYLLLSRGKDVDAQRGLSWLRGTNDVYDEMEEMRTEAESIKLIPRVTLKEIFVNPALRIPLIISLMVMLAQQFSGINAVMFFSDAIFRMAGLNTDAAQSATLGVGAMNVVMTFVSLILVEKCGRKTLLLFGFGGMVIDTALLAVCLAYAETSQVAAYFSIALVIMFVVLFATGPGSIPWFLVSELFNQSARPVATSIAIAVNWGANFIVSYSFLPLKNLLNTNVFVLFAVIQALFTLFIYKKVPETKNKTIEEISSMFRQISYQ, from the exons atggcaGAACATTATAGAAAATCATTT gGTCTTAATTTTCATTTGGCCTTTGCAATTACCGCGGTCGCATTGGGATCTGCTTTTCAACATGGTTACAATACTGGTGTTGTCAATTCTCCtcaaaag atcattAGAACCTGGATGGCTGAAGTCCAAACCAATAGAACCGGTGTTCCGGTTACTGAAGAGGACATGACAGACTTGTGGGCATGGGCAGTGGCCATCTTCTGTATTGGTGGTATAATTGGTGGATCCTTGGTAGGAACTATTGCTGACAGATTTGGACGTAAAGGTGGTCTGTTGCTCAACAATATTTTGGTGGTACTGACAGTTATATTCGAAGGATTCAGTAAAACGGCAAACAGCTACGAGATGATTGTCGTGGGACGTCTTTTCATCGGAATAAACGCCGGTCTCAACGCTGGAATAACTCCAATGTATTTGGGAGAAATATCACCGATGCATTTGAGAGGAGCTGTTGGTACTGTTTACCAACTTATTGTCACTATTTCAATTCTTGTTTCTCAAATCCTCAGTATGGACAAAGTCCTGGGTACCGAAGAGCAGTGGCCACTTCTTTTGTGTCTTACGATTATTCCGGCAATCTTCCAGTGCGTTACTTTACCCCTGTGCCCGGAAAGCCCCAAGTATCTTCTGTTGAGCCGTGGCAAAGATGTTGATGCACAGAGAGGACTCTCCTGGTTACGTGGCACCAATGATGTTTATGATGAAATGGAAGAAATGAGAACTGAGGCAGAATCTATTAAATTGATTCCACGTGTTACACTGAAGGAAATATTTGTTAACCCGGCTTTGAGAATTCCGTTGATTATTTCATTGATGGTCATGTTGGCACAACAGTTTTCTGGAATTAACGCTGTCATGTTCTTCTCAGATGCTATCTTCCGTATGGCAGGATTGAACACAGATGCAGCCCAATCGGCAACTCTAGGAGTTGGAGCTATGAATGTTGTCATGACTTTTGTTTCATTGATTCTTGTTGAAAAGTGTGGACGTAAAACTCTCTTGCTGTTTGGATTTGGTGGAATGGTTATTGATACTGCTTTACTTGCAGTCTGCTTAGCATACGcg gaaaCTTCACAAGTGGCAGCATACTTTTCCATAGCATTAGTTATTATGTTCGTGGTACTATTTGCAACTGGTCCAGGAAGTATCCCGTGGTTCTTGGTCTCGGAATTGTTCAATCAATCAGCAAGACCAGTGGCAACATCTATTGCCATTGCTGTTAATTGGGGAGCTAACTTCATCGTCAGTTATTCATTTCTCCCGCTTAAGAACTTACTCAACACGAATGTATTCGTTCTTTTCGCTGTCATCCAAGCGCTCTTTACACTCTTCATCTACAAGAAAGTTCCAGAAACAAAGAACAAGACTATTGAAGAAATCAGCAGTATGTTCCGGCAAATATCGTATCAGTGA
- the LOC103571293 gene encoding solute carrier family 2, facilitated glucose transporter member 1 isoform X5: MPYLRIAGLNFHLAFAITAVALGSAFQHGYNTGVVNSPQKIIRTWMAEVQTNRTGVPVTEEDMTDLWAWAVAIFCIGGIIGGSLVGTIADRFGRKGGLLLNNILVVLTVIFEGFSKTANSYEMIVVGRLFIGINAGLNAGITPMYLGEISPMHLRGAVGTVYQLIVTISILVSQILSMDKVLGTEEQWPLLLCLTIIPAIFQCVTLPLCPESPKYLLLSRGKDVDAQRGLSWLRGTNDVYDEMEEMRTEAESIKLIPRVTLKEIFVNPALRIPLIISLMVMLAQQFSGINAVMFFSDAIFRMAGLNTDAAQSATLGVGAMNVVMTFVSLILVEKCGRKTLLLFGFGGMVIDTALLAVCLAYAETSQVAAYFSIALVIMFVVLFATGPGSIPWFLVSELFNQSARPVATSIAIAVNWGANFIVSYSFLPLKNLLNTNVFVLFAVIQALFTLFIYKKVPETKNKTIEEISSMFRQISYQ; encoded by the exons ATGCCTTATTTAAGAATAGCG gGTCTTAATTTTCATTTGGCCTTTGCAATTACCGCGGTCGCATTGGGATCTGCTTTTCAACATGGTTACAATACTGGTGTTGTCAATTCTCCtcaaaag atcattAGAACCTGGATGGCTGAAGTCCAAACCAATAGAACCGGTGTTCCGGTTACTGAAGAGGACATGACAGACTTGTGGGCATGGGCAGTGGCCATCTTCTGTATTGGTGGTATAATTGGTGGATCCTTGGTAGGAACTATTGCTGACAGATTTGGACGTAAAGGTGGTCTGTTGCTCAACAATATTTTGGTGGTACTGACAGTTATATTCGAAGGATTCAGTAAAACGGCAAACAGCTACGAGATGATTGTCGTGGGACGTCTTTTCATCGGAATAAACGCCGGTCTCAACGCTGGAATAACTCCAATGTATTTGGGAGAAATATCACCGATGCATTTGAGAGGAGCTGTTGGTACTGTTTACCAACTTATTGTCACTATTTCAATTCTTGTTTCTCAAATCCTCAGTATGGACAAAGTCCTGGGTACCGAAGAGCAGTGGCCACTTCTTTTGTGTCTTACGATTATTCCGGCAATCTTCCAGTGCGTTACTTTACCCCTGTGCCCGGAAAGCCCCAAGTATCTTCTGTTGAGCCGTGGCAAAGATGTTGATGCACAGAGAGGACTCTCCTGGTTACGTGGCACCAATGATGTTTATGATGAAATGGAAGAAATGAGAACTGAGGCAGAATCTATTAAATTGATTCCACGTGTTACACTGAAGGAAATATTTGTTAACCCGGCTTTGAGAATTCCGTTGATTATTTCATTGATGGTCATGTTGGCACAACAGTTTTCTGGAATTAACGCTGTCATGTTCTTCTCAGATGCTATCTTCCGTATGGCAGGATTGAACACAGATGCAGCCCAATCGGCAACTCTAGGAGTTGGAGCTATGAATGTTGTCATGACTTTTGTTTCATTGATTCTTGTTGAAAAGTGTGGACGTAAAACTCTCTTGCTGTTTGGATTTGGTGGAATGGTTATTGATACTGCTTTACTTGCAGTCTGCTTAGCATACGcg gaaaCTTCACAAGTGGCAGCATACTTTTCCATAGCATTAGTTATTATGTTCGTGGTACTATTTGCAACTGGTCCAGGAAGTATCCCGTGGTTCTTGGTCTCGGAATTGTTCAATCAATCAGCAAGACCAGTGGCAACATCTATTGCCATTGCTGTTAATTGGGGAGCTAACTTCATCGTCAGTTATTCATTTCTCCCGCTTAAGAACTTACTCAACACGAATGTATTCGTTCTTTTCGCTGTCATCCAAGCGCTCTTTACACTCTTCATCTACAAGAAAGTTCCAGAAACAAAGAACAAGACTATTGAAGAAATCAGCAGTATGTTCCGGCAAATATCGTATCAGTGA
- the LOC103571293 gene encoding solute carrier family 2, facilitated glucose transporter member 1 isoform X6: MFSEVQGLNFHLAFAITAVALGSAFQHGYNTGVVNSPQKIIRTWMAEVQTNRTGVPVTEEDMTDLWAWAVAIFCIGGIIGGSLVGTIADRFGRKGGLLLNNILVVLTVIFEGFSKTANSYEMIVVGRLFIGINAGLNAGITPMYLGEISPMHLRGAVGTVYQLIVTISILVSQILSMDKVLGTEEQWPLLLCLTIIPAIFQCVTLPLCPESPKYLLLSRGKDVDAQRGLSWLRGTNDVYDEMEEMRTEAESIKLIPRVTLKEIFVNPALRIPLIISLMVMLAQQFSGINAVMFFSDAIFRMAGLNTDAAQSATLGVGAMNVVMTFVSLILVEKCGRKTLLLFGFGGMVIDTALLAVCLAYAETSQVAAYFSIALVIMFVVLFATGPGSIPWFLVSELFNQSARPVATSIAIAVNWGANFIVSYSFLPLKNLLNTNVFVLFAVIQALFTLFIYKKVPETKNKTIEEISSMFRQISYQ, encoded by the exons ATGTTCAGTGAAGTTCAG gGTCTTAATTTTCATTTGGCCTTTGCAATTACCGCGGTCGCATTGGGATCTGCTTTTCAACATGGTTACAATACTGGTGTTGTCAATTCTCCtcaaaag atcattAGAACCTGGATGGCTGAAGTCCAAACCAATAGAACCGGTGTTCCGGTTACTGAAGAGGACATGACAGACTTGTGGGCATGGGCAGTGGCCATCTTCTGTATTGGTGGTATAATTGGTGGATCCTTGGTAGGAACTATTGCTGACAGATTTGGACGTAAAGGTGGTCTGTTGCTCAACAATATTTTGGTGGTACTGACAGTTATATTCGAAGGATTCAGTAAAACGGCAAACAGCTACGAGATGATTGTCGTGGGACGTCTTTTCATCGGAATAAACGCCGGTCTCAACGCTGGAATAACTCCAATGTATTTGGGAGAAATATCACCGATGCATTTGAGAGGAGCTGTTGGTACTGTTTACCAACTTATTGTCACTATTTCAATTCTTGTTTCTCAAATCCTCAGTATGGACAAAGTCCTGGGTACCGAAGAGCAGTGGCCACTTCTTTTGTGTCTTACGATTATTCCGGCAATCTTCCAGTGCGTTACTTTACCCCTGTGCCCGGAAAGCCCCAAGTATCTTCTGTTGAGCCGTGGCAAAGATGTTGATGCACAGAGAGGACTCTCCTGGTTACGTGGCACCAATGATGTTTATGATGAAATGGAAGAAATGAGAACTGAGGCAGAATCTATTAAATTGATTCCACGTGTTACACTGAAGGAAATATTTGTTAACCCGGCTTTGAGAATTCCGTTGATTATTTCATTGATGGTCATGTTGGCACAACAGTTTTCTGGAATTAACGCTGTCATGTTCTTCTCAGATGCTATCTTCCGTATGGCAGGATTGAACACAGATGCAGCCCAATCGGCAACTCTAGGAGTTGGAGCTATGAATGTTGTCATGACTTTTGTTTCATTGATTCTTGTTGAAAAGTGTGGACGTAAAACTCTCTTGCTGTTTGGATTTGGTGGAATGGTTATTGATACTGCTTTACTTGCAGTCTGCTTAGCATACGcg gaaaCTTCACAAGTGGCAGCATACTTTTCCATAGCATTAGTTATTATGTTCGTGGTACTATTTGCAACTGGTCCAGGAAGTATCCCGTGGTTCTTGGTCTCGGAATTGTTCAATCAATCAGCAAGACCAGTGGCAACATCTATTGCCATTGCTGTTAATTGGGGAGCTAACTTCATCGTCAGTTATTCATTTCTCCCGCTTAAGAACTTACTCAACACGAATGTATTCGTTCTTTTCGCTGTCATCCAAGCGCTCTTTACACTCTTCATCTACAAGAAAGTTCCAGAAACAAAGAACAAGACTATTGAAGAAATCAGCAGTATGTTCCGGCAAATATCGTATCAGTGA
- the LOC103571293 gene encoding solute carrier family 2, facilitated glucose transporter member 1 isoform X3: MGCFSDSSKTSALKGLNFHLAFAITAVALGSAFQHGYNTGVVNSPQKIIRTWMAEVQTNRTGVPVTEEDMTDLWAWAVAIFCIGGIIGGSLVGTIADRFGRKGGLLLNNILVVLTVIFEGFSKTANSYEMIVVGRLFIGINAGLNAGITPMYLGEISPMHLRGAVGTVYQLIVTISILVSQILSMDKVLGTEEQWPLLLCLTIIPAIFQCVTLPLCPESPKYLLLSRGKDVDAQRGLSWLRGTNDVYDEMEEMRTEAESIKLIPRVTLKEIFVNPALRIPLIISLMVMLAQQFSGINAVMFFSDAIFRMAGLNTDAAQSATLGVGAMNVVMTFVSLILVEKCGRKTLLLFGFGGMVIDTALLAVCLAYAETSQVAAYFSIALVIMFVVLFATGPGSIPWFLVSELFNQSARPVATSIAIAVNWGANFIVSYSFLPLKNLLNTNVFVLFAVIQALFTLFIYKKVPETKNKTIEEISSMFRQISYQ, from the exons gGTCTTAATTTTCATTTGGCCTTTGCAATTACCGCGGTCGCATTGGGATCTGCTTTTCAACATGGTTACAATACTGGTGTTGTCAATTCTCCtcaaaag atcattAGAACCTGGATGGCTGAAGTCCAAACCAATAGAACCGGTGTTCCGGTTACTGAAGAGGACATGACAGACTTGTGGGCATGGGCAGTGGCCATCTTCTGTATTGGTGGTATAATTGGTGGATCCTTGGTAGGAACTATTGCTGACAGATTTGGACGTAAAGGTGGTCTGTTGCTCAACAATATTTTGGTGGTACTGACAGTTATATTCGAAGGATTCAGTAAAACGGCAAACAGCTACGAGATGATTGTCGTGGGACGTCTTTTCATCGGAATAAACGCCGGTCTCAACGCTGGAATAACTCCAATGTATTTGGGAGAAATATCACCGATGCATTTGAGAGGAGCTGTTGGTACTGTTTACCAACTTATTGTCACTATTTCAATTCTTGTTTCTCAAATCCTCAGTATGGACAAAGTCCTGGGTACCGAAGAGCAGTGGCCACTTCTTTTGTGTCTTACGATTATTCCGGCAATCTTCCAGTGCGTTACTTTACCCCTGTGCCCGGAAAGCCCCAAGTATCTTCTGTTGAGCCGTGGCAAAGATGTTGATGCACAGAGAGGACTCTCCTGGTTACGTGGCACCAATGATGTTTATGATGAAATGGAAGAAATGAGAACTGAGGCAGAATCTATTAAATTGATTCCACGTGTTACACTGAAGGAAATATTTGTTAACCCGGCTTTGAGAATTCCGTTGATTATTTCATTGATGGTCATGTTGGCACAACAGTTTTCTGGAATTAACGCTGTCATGTTCTTCTCAGATGCTATCTTCCGTATGGCAGGATTGAACACAGATGCAGCCCAATCGGCAACTCTAGGAGTTGGAGCTATGAATGTTGTCATGACTTTTGTTTCATTGATTCTTGTTGAAAAGTGTGGACGTAAAACTCTCTTGCTGTTTGGATTTGGTGGAATGGTTATTGATACTGCTTTACTTGCAGTCTGCTTAGCATACGcg gaaaCTTCACAAGTGGCAGCATACTTTTCCATAGCATTAGTTATTATGTTCGTGGTACTATTTGCAACTGGTCCAGGAAGTATCCCGTGGTTCTTGGTCTCGGAATTGTTCAATCAATCAGCAAGACCAGTGGCAACATCTATTGCCATTGCTGTTAATTGGGGAGCTAACTTCATCGTCAGTTATTCATTTCTCCCGCTTAAGAACTTACTCAACACGAATGTATTCGTTCTTTTCGCTGTCATCCAAGCGCTCTTTACACTCTTCATCTACAAGAAAGTTCCAGAAACAAAGAACAAGACTATTGAAGAAATCAGCAGTATGTTCCGGCAAATATCGTATCAGTGA